In one window of Bemisia tabaci chromosome 6, PGI_BMITA_v3 DNA:
- the LOC109044145 gene encoding enhancer of split mbeta protein isoform X1, giving the protein MSPTNNCYILQPYPEDQPRSRTFQYRKITKPMLERRRRARINRCLDELKELMVKTLQDKGENVSKLEKADILELTVNYLYTLQSQHALALTPEAAYADRFRAGFTHCAAEVSQYLAAAMNPSPSPNPDASPLDQSSGVKLLKHLGTCIRTLSAEQMSPEKDEGSSVWRPW; this is encoded by the exons ATGAGCCCGACGAACAACTGCTATATCTTGCAGCCCTACCCGGAGGATCAGCCAAGGTCGAGGACTTTTCAATATAGAAAG aTCACAAAACCAATGCTGGAACGTCGCAGGCGAGCGCGGATAAACCGATGCTTGGACGAGCTGAAGGAACTCATGGTGAAAACCCTCCAGGACAAAGGCGAGAACGTCTCGAAGCTGGAAAAAGCGGACATCCTGGAACTGACCGTCAACTACCTTTACACCCTCCAGAGCCAGCACGCCTTGGCGCTTACCCCTGAGGCAGCCTACGCGGACCGCTTTCGCGCCGGCTtcacccactgtgcggccgagGTGTCGCAGTACCTGGCCGCGGCTATGAACCCCAGCCCCAGCCCCAACCCCGACGCCAGCCCCCTCGACCAAAGTTCTGGTGTTAAGCTTCTCAAGCACCTAGGAACGTGTATCCGCACCCTCAGTGCTGAGCAAATGTCACCGGAGAAGGATGAAGGCTCGTCTGTTTGGAGGCCGTGGTAG
- the LOC109044145 gene encoding enhancer of split mdelta protein isoform X2, producing the protein MKNQRITKPMLERRRRARINRCLDELKELMVKTLQDKGENVSKLEKADILELTVNYLYTLQSQHALALTPEAAYADRFRAGFTHCAAEVSQYLAAAMNPSPSPNPDASPLDQSSGVKLLKHLGTCIRTLSAEQMSPEKDEGSSVWRPW; encoded by the exons atgaaaaatcaaagg aTCACAAAACCAATGCTGGAACGTCGCAGGCGAGCGCGGATAAACCGATGCTTGGACGAGCTGAAGGAACTCATGGTGAAAACCCTCCAGGACAAAGGCGAGAACGTCTCGAAGCTGGAAAAAGCGGACATCCTGGAACTGACCGTCAACTACCTTTACACCCTCCAGAGCCAGCACGCCTTGGCGCTTACCCCTGAGGCAGCCTACGCGGACCGCTTTCGCGCCGGCTtcacccactgtgcggccgagGTGTCGCAGTACCTGGCCGCGGCTATGAACCCCAGCCCCAGCCCCAACCCCGACGCCAGCCCCCTCGACCAAAGTTCTGGTGTTAAGCTTCTCAAGCACCTAGGAACGTGTATCCGCACCCTCAGTGCTGAGCAAATGTCACCGGAGAAGGATGAAGGCTCGTCTGTTTGGAGGCCGTGGTAG